The following are encoded in a window of Mycoplasmopsis bovis PG45 genomic DNA:
- a CDS encoding bifunctional 5,10-methylenetetrahydrofolate dehydrogenase/5,10-methenyltetrahydrofolate cyclohydrolase encodes MTILNGKIIAEQRTVELKKEFDEITKLIGRQPVLSIIQVGDNPASSLYIKNKLKKAEELGVVATLYKFDEDISQNSLLKKLDVLNEESDGIIVQLPLPEHISPKVIMNGIRLEKDVDGLCEKSTFNFYNDKFDELCFTPATAAAIIDLIKYYKIDLEGKKAAVIGRSYLVGKPTAFLLKKLGALVSTYNKNTGIKGVESADLLVTAAGQPDLVKKENIKDGAWLIDAGTTMIERDGIKCFVGDASLSPEEYEQLEGYTPTPGGIGPLTVIWLFKNLAKAIRYEFQI; translated from the coding sequence GTGACAATACTAAATGGAAAAATAATTGCAGAGCAAAGAACAGTTGAGTTAAAAAAAGAATTTGATGAAATTACCAAATTGATTGGTAGACAGCCTGTTTTGTCAATAATTCAAGTTGGGGACAATCCCGCTTCTTCGCTTTATATTAAAAATAAACTTAAAAAAGCTGAGGAGCTAGGTGTTGTTGCGACTCTTTATAAATTTGATGAAGATATTAGCCAAAATTCTTTGCTTAAAAAACTTGATGTGTTAAATGAAGAATCTGATGGCATTATTGTGCAATTACCATTGCCTGAGCATATTTCACCTAAAGTTATAATGAACGGCATACGTTTAGAAAAAGATGTTGATGGCTTATGTGAAAAAAGCACCTTTAACTTTTACAATGATAAATTTGATGAATTATGTTTTACGCCTGCTACGGCAGCAGCTATAATAGATTTAATTAAGTACTATAAAATAGACTTAGAGGGCAAAAAGGCTGCTGTCATTGGGCGTAGCTATTTAGTTGGAAAGCCAACAGCATTCTTGCTTAAAAAACTTGGTGCATTAGTATCAACATACAACAAAAATACAGGTATTAAAGGTGTTGAATCAGCTGATTTATTAGTAACAGCAGCTGGCCAGCCTGACTTAGTTAAAAAAGAAAATATAAAAGATGGTGCCTGGTTAATTGATGCAGGCACAACAATGATTGAAAGAGACGGCATAAAATGCTTTGTTGGTGATGCGTCATTATCACCTGAAGAGTATGAACAATTAGAAGGATATACGCCTACACCAGGAGGTATCGGCCCACTGACTGTTATTTGGCTATTTAAAAACTTAGCTAAAGCTATAAGATACGAGTTTCAAATTTAA